AGAATCTGCACCTTCGAGGCTTAAAATATAACCGATGGGCTTCTGTTCGTCCGGTTGATCGTTCTCCCATAACTGCACATGCTTTTCGAGTGTTTGCAGGTTATTGATCTGTACCATCTCCCCGGCTTCTTCCATGGCCTTATACCAGGCCAGCTGACCTTGTGTTTGTGCCCAGGCCTGTTCTGGTGAATGCCAGCCGGGCAAGTTATTCCCAGGGGCAACATAACGTGCAATCTGGGTAGCGACGACTAAACCTATCTTACCTTTCCGAAGCTCCGGTAAAGACACTACGGCTTTGGCACGATCAGGTTTATCTGTTAATCCTTTTTCTCTTTCATTAATGGCAGCAATTGGCAACCGCAAATCGCGGTTCCATTCCAGCGCATTCATACTTAAATCCAGGTGTGCATCTATAGTAAACATCAGCTTAAAAATTAAATATTAATCTTCCTCTCCCGTGAAATTATCTTCCACCCCTCTGTTAGTTTATGATTGTTAATGATATTCGCACTGCCGTAAAGTGCTACTGTAGGACAGATATGTACTGGTAAACCATACAGGATATCCCCGATCCGGAAACCATGACCTGACCCCAGCTCCAGCACCAGGTGTTCTTCGCTCTGGCTTACGGCTTCTGCTGTGGGTGCATTCAAAAAATAAACCCTCTTTTTTAATAAATTCTCTGCTGCTACTGCTTTGTGCCCGAGGTCCACCGTGATCTTTGTAGCAGATGTTAAGGAAATAACACGGGTAATCACCAGTGCTGCCGTCAGATAATCCTGCTCTGCAAAAGCATCCTGATAGCCTTTATCCCATAATACAAATGTACCAGGACTGCATTCTATAGAGTCCAGCTTTGCATAAATCGGGAAAGTAGGTGTTCCTCCGGCAATAATCACCGGCTCTGCCATCCCTTTCCCAACAAGCTGTCTGGTTAATTTATCAATAGACGCTAATATAACAGCGGCCTGCTTTTCTCTTAATGCGTAATCTGCATCATGAATGTGTCCGTCATAAGCATGAAGCCCTAAAATTTCAACACCTTTTTCGGCTGCCGCAGTTTCATAAAGTGCCAATGCATGCTCGTCCGGCAGTATGCCAGTTCTGTTCATCCCGACGTTAAGGTCAAGAAAAACAGGTATGACCACTCCTGAAACTGTCGCCGCATGGGCAATCTCTTTCAGAGAGGATTCATTATCAATCAGACAAGAAAACACAGTATCCGGATAGGTTTTGATCAATTGAATAAACCGGTCAATCTTTGGCCCTACAGGTTGATAGGCTAACAACACATCCGATGCTTTACAAAGACCAAGCATCTCTGCTTCGGCAATAGTTGCACATTTAAATTTAGTGATCCCGGCAGCTAATAACTGCTGCGTAATTTCTACTGTTTTATGGGTTTTAACATGTGGTCTCAGCCTGTTTATGGCAGGAATGTGCTGCTTTAATTTTTCAATATTTGCAGTTATTCTTTCCTGGTAGAATACCAGGGCTGGCGAGTCCAGCTGTTCCACTTCATCAATTAAATACCAGTCTGCTGCCATATTACTCATGCAATTCGAACATCGCCTCAATTTCTACCGGAATATTATCAGGCAATGAACCAAAGCCTACAGCACTGCGTGTACCTATTCCGTTTTCTTCTCCCCATACTTGTGCAAATAATTCACTGCATCCGTTGATAATAAAAGGGTGTTTTTCGAAGTCCGGTGTACAATTGACCATGCCTAAAACTTTGATCACTCTTTTTACCCGGTTCAGTGTACCCAGGTTAGTTTTAATGGTGGATAACATGGTCAGACCAACTTGTCTTGCTGCCAGTTTACCTTCCTCCTGAGTAAGATCAGCACCGATACGGCCAATAATCAGGCTTTTATCGTCATTCACAGGCCCGTGTCCGGACAAGTAAAGGTATTTACCATCAATCAAATATGGTTTATAAACTCCAAGAGGTGTTGGTGCTGGTGGCAGCGTTAATCCTGATTTTGCAAATTGCGCTTCTGCACTTAAGTTTTCCATTGTATATTATTTAGATAATTTGATTTAATAAAAGTACGCCGATCAGTCCTGCTGTTCCAACTATTGATTCCATCAATGCCCATGATTTAAACGTATTTTTCAGACTAAGGTTAAAATATTCTTTAAACATCCAGAATCCGGCATCGTTTACGTGAGAGAACATTAAGCTCCCGGCCCCTACTGCGAGTACCATCAGATTGGGATTGGTGTTCGTAGCCACCATCAGCGGTAAGATAATACCTGCGGTGGTTAAGCCGGCCACTGTAGCTGAACCGACACAAAAACGGATGACAGCAGTAATGAGCCAGCCAAGGAACAGTGGTTGCATATGCAGTTCTTTTAACATCACTGCGATTTGTGCACTGACGCCACTGTCTACGAGTACTTGTTTTAATGCACCCGAACCGCCAATAATCAGCAGAATAAGGGCTACATCTTTAATAGCTTCTCCATAGAGCTCCATGATATAGGTCATTTTCTTTCCCTGGAAAATCCCAAGAGTCAGTGTTGCGGTAATTAAAGCAATCAGCATGACCACATTTGATTCGCCTGCAAGCCCCATCAGGTTATTTAGTCCGGGTAATTGTTTAGCGGAGAAAGATAATACCGAAGCAACAACGAGTAATAAAACCGGTAAAAGAGCAGTAAAGAAACTATTGAAAGTTCCTGGCAATTCGTCCTCAGGTTTATCGGCAGGAACAAAACTTTTTAATGGAGTAGAAGGAATGTTTTTGAGTGTTCTGGCAAAAAGAGGCCCGCCAATCACAATTGCGGGTATAGCAACAATTAAACCGTACAACAAGGTAAGCCCCATATTCGCTTTAAATTGTATCACTAAAGCAGATGGTGAGGGATGCGGCGGAAGAAATCCATGGGTCACAGAAAGTGCTGCCAGCATGGGCAGACCGATATATATTGCGGGCAGTTTATATTTATAGACTACAGAAAAGATTAACGGAATCATTAATACAAATCCAATTCCGTAAAAGAGTGGGATACCAATTAAAAATCCGGTCACCACTACTCCCCATTGAATGTATTTTTCTCCGCAGATCTTCATAATTACAGCAGCGATCCGCTGGGCTGCCCCACTATCAGCAACCAGTTTTCCCAGCATGGCCCCTACGGTAATAATGATAAGTAATGAGCCCAGTACATCGCCTATTCCCTTTTCAACTGAACCAGCAATTTTATTTAGCGGGATACCCAGCGCTATGCCTGCAATGATAGATACGATCAGGAAAGAAAGAAAAGCATTGATCCGCATGGCGGACACCATTATAATTAATAAAAGGATACAAAGCAGTACAATAATCAGGGTCATTTGGCTCTTTTTAGATCAGATAAGATACAAAGATTAAAGGCAACAGGAGAGGAAATCCCAATAAAAAAAGAGGCCGCTTATTCCTGAATTTTCATCAGAAATTTAGCAGCCTCCAATATAAAGTGTTAGAATTAAACGTTCTCCATTCCGTACTGCTTCAATACATCGGCAGGTACTCCAGTCCATTTGTTAGGTACATTACCTACATATCCCAAATCTTTTACACCCATTTCTGTGGTGAAAAATCCAGAGGCCGTCAGATCTCTCATCAGGCTGAAAAAAGCGGCTCCCTGCTGCATTCCAGGTTTAACTTTTTTCGGGTAGGCAATGTCTTCGACCATCTCAATACGCTGTTTTTCTGACGCGTCTTTAAATGTTTGCTGAAAACGGTTAAGGCACTGGATGTCCAGCCATTTTAATCCGCCACGCATAGGTATCTGGTGGTCGGGAATATCTTTAACGATAAATTCAATAAATTCCGGCACTTTAGCATCTGTGGCACTTCCTGATTTTCCATCCTTTGGAATGATAATATCTGAAAGGATTGCAATAGTAGCCATCTCATGTGCATTGAAGAACTTTGCTGCATTTAAAGCATTGTCTCTTTCTACTTCGAAAGCTTCTCTGCCTGGTTGAGCAGCAGCTTTTTCATCTGCTGCTTTATCTGTTTTAAGCGCTCCTGGTTTACAAGCTTCCAGCAATACTGCTGAACTTATAGCCGTTAAGCCTAAGGCTTTGAGTGATTCACGTCTGTTCATGTCTATTTTGGTTAGCTCAGGTTTAATTTTTTCTTTTCTGCAAGGATATATTCTGCTGTACGCATCGATAGGGCCAGAATTGTCCACGTTGCATTTTTATCACCCTGTTGTACAAAAGGGGCAGCATCCACCACAAACAGATTTTTACAATCGTGTGCCTGGCACCATTTATTTAAAGCAGATTTTTTTGGATCATCTCCCATCCTTACGGTACCTACCTCATGGATAATTTTACCCGGGGCTTCTAATCCATAATTATCTTCCGGCCCATGAACTTTTGAAGTCACAATAGCGCCCATGGTATGCATCATTTCCTGGAAGGTCTCCTGCATGTGTTTAGCTTGTTTTACTTCTTCAACAGCCCATTTATAGTTAAAACGTAATACAGGGATACCGTATTTGTCCACTACTTTAGGGTCTATTTCACAGTAATTAGATTCTCTGGCGATCGCTGTTCCACGTCCGGCCATACCTACTTGTGTACCAAAGAAACGTCTGTAATCGTCTTTTAAACCAATACCGTATCCACCTGCTTCTTTCATTTTACCGTCTCTTGCGGGTACAGCACCATTCATGTTCTCTATGCCACCACCAAAGCCGTAGCCCGGCATATGTAATCCACCGCCGTATTCGATATGGTAACCACGCGGAAAGTCCAGTTTTTTATTGTCTAGCCACCATGGAGAGTAAATGTGCACACTACCTACTCCATCTTCGTTATAACGTTTACGGTCCATGAGTTGTGGCAGAAATCCACTTAAACTTGCACCAGTTGAGTCATGTAAGTATTTACCGACTACGTTGCTGTTATTAGCCAGACCATTAGGGTGGGCCACTGATTTAGAGTTTAACAACAAACGGGCAGATTCGCAGGCACTGGCGCCAAGGATAACTACTTTCCCTCTAACCTGATGTTCTTCCATCGTAGTCTTATCTACATAAGATACACCGGTAGCCAGACCACCTTTATCTGTAAGTACTTCACGTACCATTGCATTGGTGATCACGGTCAGGTTCCCTGTTTTTACTGCTGGTATAACCAGGCAGGATGAGGAAGAAAAGTCACCGTAAACTTTACAGCTTCTGCCGCATTGCCCACAATAGAAACAAGGGGCACGATCTTTATTATTTGGTAATGCTTCTGTTAATACTGATCCGCGGCCCGGAATAACGGTTACGCCATTCTTTTTAGCTGCTTTTTTAATAAACAGCTCATTTAATCTTGGTTTCGGCGGCGCCATGAAAATACCATCAGGCTCGCTTTCTATACCTTCTACAGTACCGTAGATCCCGATTAACCGGTCTACTTTATCATAAAATGGCTTGATTTCCTCATAAGTTATAGGCCAGTTGTCTGTCAGTCCGTCTTTACACTTAAAATCCTCTGGTCCCATCCTCAAAGAGATACGCCCCCAGTGGTTGGTCCTTCCTCCCAGCATCCTTGAACGGAACCAGGCGAATTCAGAATTGTTCTTTTGGGTGTAAGGTTCTCCATCAAGTTCCCAACCTCCATAAGCAGCATCAAAATCTCCGAACGGGCGTACAGTTCCTGCACCACGTCTTGGAGATTCCCATGGCCATTTTAGTTGCTGCGCATCCAGACGTGGATCAAAATAGGCACCTGCTTCAAGCATCAGCACTTTTTGACCGGCATTGGCCAGCACGTATCCTGCCATACCCCCACCCGCTCCGGATCCAACTATTATGGCGTCATATTCGACGTCTGACTTTTTAATTTGAAATTCGTTCATACTACCTGCTTTTATTATTAAATGGTTTTAGCTCGTATTTGGCGTATGTAATTTAGTATTAAATTCTAAATTTTGGAATTTTTATCAAATAAGTTACTGATGATGGATTCAGTCTCAGGATGAGTAATAACCGGCTGTTTAATGACATAGTCTGTAGCAAGTTGCGTGAGCACGGTAGAAAGCGTATTTATGCCCCAGTGTTCACTGTATTTACCGTTTACAATCTTTACAATATCAATGACCTGAATGGCAACTTTTTTTCCGGTAGGCGGCATTCCCATGAAAGTACCGTTGTGTGTTCCTGTAATTGTTTTACGGGTAGTCACCAGCTCTCCTTCTGCAATCTGATCATAGATCGTAACTTTAAGGTCAGGAAAGGCGGGTCTTAAGACTTGATTAAATGTATAAATCATTCCTCCCGGACCGTTATCACTTCCTTCAGGGGCGGTATGGTTAATAAACTGGTCATCCATCAATTCTTTAAAGCTTTCCAGGTTACCTTGTTCAATGACTTCGAGATTAAAGCGCTTGACTACTGTTTTGTTTTGTTCAAGTTGAGTTTCCATCTTTCTATTTGTTATGGGAACCTTAAATTGGTTCGGTATTCTACAAACAAAGATAAGGCCGGATAGGTTCTGCCTATCAGGTTTAGTATTAATTTTCTACAATGGTTTTATGAATGATTTAAAATATCATTAGCTTTATCAGGCTGTTTATTTAGCATTATTTATGGCCGAACTGCTCTTATTAATGGGTTTACTATTACCACAAACTATTGCCGGGATTTTTGCAAAAAGCCAGGGAAGAAGTTTTTGGTTCTGGTTTTTCATTTCCTTTCTTATTCCAATCATCTCTTTAGTAGTGTTATTATTTCTGGACGATAAGAGTGAGGGTAGTGATACTGGCTTCAAGCTCGCAGACCATGTAAAAAGAGATAAAGAGGAAGTATAAAAGGATCAAGTCATCAACTTTTGGAGCAGGTTTTTTTTTAAGCATAAATTTTTGACATGCTCAACAGAAAGTCTTTGAGATCACGGATGCTCTTATGCCTGTGGAAGTTGCGCTGAAAGCTTTCAATTTGCATGGGAATGACCCGGCCGAAACAAGGCCGGGCTGTTAGTAAATAAATTCAAAATAGCTAAATAATAACTCTATACCGGCCGGGTACTGCCTGAGTACTGCCCGGGTACTCGTTAGGGTAAGAGCAATGCTAAAGTAACGTGAGTCCATGGCAAGTCCAAGTCAAAACAACTAGTTGAAATGACTTAGAGTACGTATGCTTAAAGGCTGTTTACAACCTGGTATCACTCCGATCTCTATTCAGGCACAACTTAGGTCATAACCGGATGAAGATTAATGAAATTATAATTTTCCCTTTGACTAACCCACAGACAACTGCGGACAATTGCAGACAGCTGCGGACAATTGCGGACATTTTTTACGCATCCGGATAATCTTTAACGCGAATAGCTTACATTGGTGGAAAAGCATTTATTTATTATGGGAAGTTTAACGGGTAAATTTTCAAAGGGAATCCTGGGCGGTTTCATTTTTAAAGCAGCAGTTTGGAGTACATTATGAATTGATCCCTATAAAATGAATTTTGGATCAGTAAAAAATTCAGGCAGAAAACAAAAAAGCTCTATTTCGTATGAAATAGAGCTTTCTAAGTTGTGGTGTGGGCCGGGATCGAACCGGCGACACAAGGATTTTCAATCCTTTGCTCTACCGACTGAGCTACCGCACCATCCTTTTATTAACATGATTTCAATCATGCCCCACCTCGGTTGGTGGGCTGCAAATGTAGTTTCTTTTTTTGGATTTCAAAATGGTTAGTGCATTTTATTTAAAATAAATGCATTTTTATTCTTCTGAGTCAGAATTTACAGGCTCCAGTGTCTTCAACTCTTCTTCAGTAAACAGCCTTGAATGTATGATAAACCCCATATCTAAAGTTGATTCAAGGGAGAAACCAGCGGCCCTCCCTTCCATAACATCTAAAGTAAGCTGGGTGTGTTTCCAGTATTCAAACTGATCTCCAGCCATATAAAACTTGCATCCTTCAATTTCTCCAAGACAAACATCGTTAGATCCGATCAGAAAACCTCCTTTTTCAAAACAATGTGGATAGGACCCTTCACAACATCCCCCGCTCTGATGAAAAAATAACTCACCATATTCTGCTTTCAACTGATTGATTACACCTATGGCTTTTTCTGTCACTAAGATTCTCTTGCTGCTCATGATTATTTAGCAATTTTAACCAATATTTTCACCTGTGTAGGATTGTTCAGCAAGGCTTCAAATCCTTCTTCTACGATATTTTCAAGCTCAATTCTTGCAGTTACCAGTTTTTCAACAGGCATTCTGCCAGTATGAATCAGCTGAATTACTTCTGGAAAGATGTTCCGGTAAGCTATAGTCCCCTTAATGGTAATTTCACGCACAACCTGATCAAAAGCGTTCGTTGTGACCGGTTTTCCAAAAAGAGCGACTAATAAAGCAGTACCTCCATTTTTTAAACTAGCAATTCCAGCATCATAAGTTGCCTGCACACCTGCCGCATCAATATAAATATCCGCACCACCAGCAGTTAATTGCTTAACCTGAGCTGACACATCTTTCTCTTTTCCATTGATGACCTGGGTAGCGCCAATTTCAAGCGCTTTCTCTAAACGTTTTTCGGCAACGTCTACAACAATCACGGTTGCAGCACCAGCTGCAATTGCAGCCTGTACACAGAGTAACCCAATCGGTCCGGCCCCAAATATAACACAAGACTGTCCGAGCTTTAATCCACTGCTTTTTACCGCATATACAGCTACCGCAGCTGGTTCAACCAATGCTCCCTGCTCAAAGCTCATGCTGTCAGGAATAGGATGTACCATATAATCTTCTACGACAACAAACTTCGCAAAACCACCGTTCGAGGTCAGTCCGACAAAGCCCAGTGGTTCTGACAGATTATACTCACCAGTCACAATAAAGGGGCTTTCAGGATTTCTAAAAAGAGGTTCTACAACTACTCTGTCCCCTACTTTCACTTGCCTGACTTCTTTTCCAACTTCGGTAACCACGCCCGAGAATTCATGACCTAAAGTGGTTACGCCAATATGTCCGTTTAAAGGATAGGGCACATCAGCAGGAATCAACATAGGCCCGTGTGCATATTCATGCAAATCAGAACCACAAATACCCGCGTACTGCACTTCTATTTTCACTTGTTTACTACCAGTGGAGGGTATTGGGGCATCTTCTACTCTAATATCTTTAGCGGCATACCAACGGGCAGCTTTCATAACAGGAACTGACATATATAAAATGGTTTAATAATAATTAATTTAAAAGAACCCTAGCTTGTTCTTGTCATAAGAGATCAGCATATTCTTAACGCTTCGGTAATGGTCAAGCATCATTTTATGGTTCTCTCTGCCGAATCCGGATTTTTTATAACCACCGAATGGCGCATGGGCAGGATAAGAGTGATATTGGTTCACCCATACACGACCAGCCTGGATAGCACGTGGCACCTGATATAACTCATGTGCATCACGTGTCCATACGCCGGCACCTAACCCATATAAAGTATCGTTTGCAATTTCAATAGCTTCTTCTACTGTTTTAAATGTTGTTACACAAAGGACCGGGCCAAATATTTCTTCCTGAAAAATCCGCATTTTGTTATGCCCTTTAAAGATGGTTGGTTCAATATAGTATCCTGTTTCCAGCTCTCCAGGTAATTTATTGATTCCTCCTCCGGTCAGTACTTCTGCTCCTTCTTCGATTCCTATTTTGATATAAGATAATATTTTTTGATACTGCTCATTGGAAGTCTGCGCGCCCATCATACTTTCCTGATCCAATGGGTTTAATGTTTTGATGGCCTTTGTCCGTTCAATAACACGACTGATAAATTTATCATAAAGGCCTTCCTGTATCAATAAACGGGATGGACAGGTACAGACCTCACCCTGGTTCAGTGCGAACATCACCGCTCCTTCTACTGCTTTATCAAAGAACTCATCATCCTGAGCGCCTACAGAATCAAAAAATATATTTGGTGATTTACCGCCTAACTCCATCGTTGATGGAATAATGTTTTCAGCAGCATATTGCATGATTAAACGACCTGAAGTGGTACTGCCGGTAAAGGCAACTTTAGAGATTCTTGAAGAGGTAGCCAGTGGTTTTCCGACTTCCAGACCATAACCATTTACAATATTTAATACCCCTGGAGGAAGAATATCACCAATCAGCTCCATTAAAATAATAATTGATACTGGAGTCTGTTCTGCTGGTTTAACCACCGTACAGCAGCCCGCAGCCAATGCCGGCGCTATTTTCCAGGTAGCCATCAGCAAAGGAAAATTCCAGGGTATAATCTGCGCTACAACGCCTATCGGCTCGTGCAGCACGATGCTTACTGTATGTTCATCATGCTCTGCAACAGTACCTTCCTCGCCTCTGATTACACCAGCAAAATATCTGAAGTGATCTACTACAAGAGGCAAATCCGCAGCTAATGTTTCTCTGATCGCTTTACCATTGTCGATGGTTTCAACTGTGGCGAGGTAAGTTAAATTATCTTCTATTTTCTGCGCAACTTTCAACAGGATATTACTTCTGTAGGCTGGAGAACTTTTACTCCACGTTTTAAAAGCTTCGTGTGCGGCATCCAATGCCAGCTCCACGTCTTCTTTACTTGATCTTGCTGCTTTTGTAAATACTTTCCCGTCTACAGGAGATATGTTATCAAAATAGATACCTTTTACTGGCGGTACAAACTTGCCTCCGATAAAATTATCATAATGAGATTTAAATGCCGGTCTTTCCATGAGGATATGAATTTATGATTTGGTTACTGCAAACGTAACAGCTAATTGAAACCGGAGATAGGACAATTGTAGCAAGTAGTAGCATTATTGTTGCAGAAACGTAAGCGTACTGAAATAAAGTTATATTTGAGTATACGCCCTTAGTACTAACCAAAACCTATAGGTCATGATGCAGCATAAATTAAATCTTGTTGAGCTGAGTAAGGAAGCGAATTTACAAACCCTGGTAGAAAACAGAACAGCCTATACACTGGAACGCTGTGAGCTGAACGTGTTTGAAACTTATTCTGAGTCGTATAAAGTACCTTTGACTTTCAATGATTTTGTCATCACCAGCATGTTGCGCGGTAAAAAGGTAATGCATCTTGGTGATCAGCAGGGTTTCGATTATTTGCCAGGAGAGACTGTCATTGTCCGCCCTTCCCAAACAATGGAAATAGATTTCCCCGGGGCTTCCGATCACAATCCTGCACAATGTATTGCATTGGCCATAGACAACGACCAGATTAAACAGACTATCCGTTATCTGAATGAGTATTTTCCTAAAACTACCGCTGGTCAGCAGTGGTCTTTGAATTATGAGGAATATCATTTTTACAACAATGAAGAGATCTCATTTTTAATTAATAAGATTATCCGCATTTGTGCGGAGGAGTCAAAAGAGAAAGATGTACTGGCAGATTTGACCTTAAAGGAATTACTGGTCAGGATTATGCAGACACAAAATTTAAAGACCATTGGCCGCACTGATACGAATCATAATCCCCTGGCTTTTGTAATTGGTTATATTAAAGCTAATCTGAATGAGAAAATAAGCATCAATAGCTTAAGTAGTAAGGCTTGCATGAGCAAAGCTACTTTTTACAGATTATTTAAACGGGAACTCGGTATCAGTCCAAATGATTTTATCTTAACCGAAAAGATAAACCGCGCGAAACAAATGCTTGCTACACCTGGTTCAAAGATTGCTGCGGTCAGTTATGAGCTTGGATTCAGTGATGCTAATTACTTTATCCGTGTATTCAAAAAACTTGAGGGTATTACTCCCGGAAGTTATCAATTGCAATTATCTGCGCTATAATATTACCAGCTTATAAATTTATCAGGAAGTTCTCTTGCAAAAATTTATTTGCCGGCAAAAATCATATTTAACAAACAATTCAATACATTTGCGCTCCAAGAAAATAAACCACTTAGCGCTCAAAATGTTATCATATATTAAAATTAATTTTATTGCTCAGGCAATTTTTAAATCATCACGTGTTTTTCTTTTAACAACAACATCAATATTATTTCTTATTAATATTGCTTCTGCTCAAAAAACTAAGGAAACCAATAAACACAGCAAATTTTCTGACTCTTTAAAAAATAAATTAGAAGTTGGTATAGCTGCTGGGTTAAGTTTAAACCACTTCACTAAAGGACAGCCTCAAACTGGATCAAATACAGGATATACTGCCGGAATTTCAGTTAACTACAAGTTGGTTAAGGAAATAAGCCTGCAATTAGAAGTAAATTCTTTGCAGCAAGGTGGAAGTATGATCCGTTTCAAGGATGACACGAGGTTTGGTTTACCAGAAAGTTTTGAGACTAAAAATGTGAAGAACAGTTCTTATAAACTGAATAGTATCGAGATCCCTCTTTTACTTAATTATACATTTAAGCTTAAACAGCTATGGAAACCTTCGGTCTATGTTGGTGGAAGTTATGCATACACTTATAATGTAAACGAACGCTATCAGAAAACCGGCGACCTTCTACCGGGAGAAGATATTATTGCGACAGTTAATGCTTCACAGAATGCGGGCAACTTATTCAATGCTTCAAGGTTCAACTTAATAGTAGGCGCGAATTTAAAGTTGCCTTTGACTTCAAGATTCCTCCTGCTTATAGACATGAGATATTTAAATGGCTTGTCATCAGCAAGGGACAAATATTCTTATATGGAAAAAGTGGGGTTTGGAACAAATATCAGAGCAAACTCTTTCCTTACAAAACTAGGCATCATTATGCCGCTATCAACTCTTAAATAGAGTTCCATTCAATCAAAAAATCCAATTTACTTAAATAAATAAGCATAATATGAAGCCAAAATTTACTATTTTAACGGTTATAGCGCTCGCTATTCTGATTGCAGGTTGCAGTAAGGATAAGTTCAACGAGAATGATGCCATCAATGCCCAAAAAGACCTGCTGAATTTAAAATATCAGCATGAACTTGATCTTGAAATATTAAAACAAAAGGGTGCAACTGCTATGCAGCAATTAATCAATACAGCTGCTCTTGAACAGTTAAAGCTGAATGATAGTTTGAAAATAAAAAGTAATATCGCTGCTAGAAAGCAAGATTATACGGTAAGAGTTGTTGATGTGATCTCTAATGCTCCACTTGCAGATGCTGATGTTACAGTATCTTCTGAAGGAAAAATATTCGCAGCAAAAACAAATGCACAGGGTATAGTTACTTTTACAG
The DNA window shown above is from Pedobacter cryoconitis and carries:
- a CDS encoding D-TA family PLP-dependent enzyme — protein: MSNMAADWYLIDEVEQLDSPALVFYQERITANIEKLKQHIPAINRLRPHVKTHKTVEITQQLLAAGITKFKCATIAEAEMLGLCKASDVLLAYQPVGPKIDRFIQLIKTYPDTVFSCLIDNESSLKEIAHAATVSGVVIPVFLDLNVGMNRTGILPDEHALALYETAAAEKGVEILGLHAYDGHIHDADYALREKQAAVILASIDKLTRQLVGKGMAEPVIIAGGTPTFPIYAKLDSIECSPGTFVLWDKGYQDAFAEQDYLTAALVITRVISLTSATKITVDLGHKAVAAENLLKKRVYFLNAPTAEAVSQSEEHLVLELGSGHGFRIGDILYGLPVHICPTVALYGSANIINNHKLTEGWKIISRERKINI
- a CDS encoding RidA family protein; this encodes MENLSAEAQFAKSGLTLPPAPTPLGVYKPYLIDGKYLYLSGHGPVNDDKSLIIGRIGADLTQEEGKLAARQVGLTMLSTIKTNLGTLNRVKRVIKVLGMVNCTPDFEKHPFIINGCSELFAQVWGEENGIGTRSAVGFGSLPDNIPVEIEAMFELHE
- a CDS encoding gluconate:H+ symporter; this translates as MTLIIVLLCILLLIIMVSAMRINAFLSFLIVSIIAGIALGIPLNKIAGSVEKGIGDVLGSLLIIITVGAMLGKLVADSGAAQRIAAVIMKICGEKYIQWGVVVTGFLIGIPLFYGIGFVLMIPLIFSVVYKYKLPAIYIGLPMLAALSVTHGFLPPHPSPSALVIQFKANMGLTLLYGLIVAIPAIVIGGPLFARTLKNIPSTPLKSFVPADKPEDELPGTFNSFFTALLPVLLLVVASVLSFSAKQLPGLNNLMGLAGESNVVMLIALITATLTLGIFQGKKMTYIMELYGEAIKDVALILLIIGGSGALKQVLVDSGVSAQIAVMLKELHMQPLFLGWLITAVIRFCVGSATVAGLTTAGIILPLMVATNTNPNLMVLAVGAGSLMFSHVNDAGFWMFKEYFNLSLKNTFKSWALMESIVGTAGLIGVLLLNQII
- a CDS encoding gluconate 2-dehydrogenase subunit 3 family protein encodes the protein MNRRESLKALGLTAISSAVLLEACKPGALKTDKAADEKAAAQPGREAFEVERDNALNAAKFFNAHEMATIAILSDIIIPKDGKSGSATDAKVPEFIEFIVKDIPDHQIPMRGGLKWLDIQCLNRFQQTFKDASEKQRIEMVEDIAYPKKVKPGMQQGAAFFSLMRDLTASGFFTTEMGVKDLGYVGNVPNKWTGVPADVLKQYGMENV
- a CDS encoding GMC family oxidoreductase; protein product: MNEFQIKKSDVEYDAIIVGSGAGGGMAGYVLANAGQKVLMLEAGAYFDPRLDAQQLKWPWESPRRGAGTVRPFGDFDAAYGGWELDGEPYTQKNNSEFAWFRSRMLGGRTNHWGRISLRMGPEDFKCKDGLTDNWPITYEEIKPFYDKVDRLIGIYGTVEGIESEPDGIFMAPPKPRLNELFIKKAAKKNGVTVIPGRGSVLTEALPNNKDRAPCFYCGQCGRSCKVYGDFSSSSCLVIPAVKTGNLTVITNAMVREVLTDKGGLATGVSYVDKTTMEEHQVRGKVVILGASACESARLLLNSKSVAHPNGLANNSNVVGKYLHDSTGASLSGFLPQLMDRKRYNEDGVGSVHIYSPWWLDNKKLDFPRGYHIEYGGGLHMPGYGFGGGIENMNGAVPARDGKMKEAGGYGIGLKDDYRRFFGTQVGMAGRGTAIARESNYCEIDPKVVDKYGIPVLRFNYKWAVEEVKQAKHMQETFQEMMHTMGAIVTSKVHGPEDNYGLEAPGKIIHEVGTVRMGDDPKKSALNKWCQAHDCKNLFVVDAAPFVQQGDKNATWTILALSMRTAEYILAEKKKLNLS
- a CDS encoding ester cyclase, with the translated sequence METQLEQNKTVVKRFNLEVIEQGNLESFKELMDDQFINHTAPEGSDNGPGGMIYTFNQVLRPAFPDLKVTIYDQIAEGELVTTRKTITGTHNGTFMGMPPTGKKVAIQVIDIVKIVNGKYSEHWGINTLSTVLTQLATDYVIKQPVITHPETESIISNLFDKNSKI
- a CDS encoding DUF779 domain-containing protein, with product MSSKRILVTEKAIGVINQLKAEYGELFFHQSGGCCEGSYPHCFEKGGFLIGSNDVCLGEIEGCKFYMAGDQFEYWKHTQLTLDVMEGRAAGFSLESTLDMGFIIHSRLFTEEELKTLEPVNSDSEE
- a CDS encoding 2,3-butanediol dehydrogenase, whose amino-acid sequence is MSVPVMKAARWYAAKDIRVEDAPIPSTGSKQVKIEVQYAGICGSDLHEYAHGPMLIPADVPYPLNGHIGVTTLGHEFSGVVTEVGKEVRQVKVGDRVVVEPLFRNPESPFIVTGEYNLSEPLGFVGLTSNGGFAKFVVVEDYMVHPIPDSMSFEQGALVEPAAVAVYAVKSSGLKLGQSCVIFGAGPIGLLCVQAAIAAGAATVIVVDVAEKRLEKALEIGATQVINGKEKDVSAQVKQLTAGGADIYIDAAGVQATYDAGIASLKNGGTALLVALFGKPVTTNAFDQVVREITIKGTIAYRNIFPEVIQLIHTGRMPVEKLVTARIELENIVEEGFEALLNNPTQVKILVKIAK